In Bradyrhizobium lablabi, one DNA window encodes the following:
- a CDS encoding helix-turn-helix transcriptional regulator has protein sequence MASVDFDRLNAISSRLGEAVIDPGLWPSLMVEICRAANTTGAALLQSDMRTPDIPMTGSAQEIFQSYFKNNLHINDVRAVRGTPLLLAGSPVVTDQDIFKSEREMLLDPLYADLDNYGFRWWAAVGFMSGSALWGLSLQRTKQEGQFEAPELAALSQLSRRLSETATLSKAVGRLVLSGMTNALHLVRQPALALDRRGFVIDVNSSADKVFDEEIRIRNRRLFVLDQSAKAALTNLISQLRNTPDTAAIEAAPIVVRRKAKQPVVIRILPVDGAARSPFLGARAILILDDLSIRQRVEKNVVLSAFGLTPTEAQLAIRIAGGLSLDQVAEELNMSRETSRNHLKAIFAKTGTHRQGELVALLSRL, from the coding sequence ATGGCGTCGGTGGATTTTGATCGATTGAATGCTATCAGCAGCCGCCTCGGCGAGGCAGTGATCGATCCTGGCTTATGGCCGTCTCTTATGGTGGAAATCTGTCGTGCAGCTAATACGACAGGTGCCGCGCTTCTTCAAAGTGACATGCGTACCCCTGACATTCCCATGACCGGGTCAGCGCAAGAAATTTTCCAATCCTATTTCAAAAACAATCTTCATATTAATGATGTGCGGGCAGTCCGGGGTACTCCGCTGCTTTTGGCCGGTTCTCCGGTCGTTACCGATCAAGACATCTTCAAGTCTGAACGAGAGATGCTGCTCGACCCTCTCTATGCAGATCTCGACAATTACGGTTTCCGCTGGTGGGCGGCGGTCGGATTCATGTCTGGCTCCGCATTGTGGGGGCTGTCACTGCAAAGGACAAAACAAGAAGGTCAATTCGAAGCCCCGGAGTTAGCCGCACTATCGCAGCTCTCGCGGCGGCTGAGCGAAACGGCGACCTTATCGAAGGCGGTGGGAAGGCTTGTGCTTTCCGGGATGACCAACGCCTTGCATCTCGTTCGCCAGCCGGCTTTAGCGCTCGACCGGCGCGGATTCGTAATAGATGTGAATTCAAGCGCGGATAAAGTGTTTGATGAAGAAATCAGGATAAGAAATCGAAGACTTTTTGTACTCGATCAATCCGCGAAAGCTGCGCTGACGAACTTGATCAGTCAGCTACGGAATACGCCAGATACGGCAGCGATAGAAGCAGCACCCATTGTTGTTAGACGAAAAGCAAAGCAACCCGTCGTTATCCGTATTCTGCCAGTCGACGGAGCTGCTCGGAGTCCGTTTCTTGGTGCAAGGGCCATTCTGATTCTCGACGACTTAAGTATCAGGCAGAGAGTAGAAAAGAACGTGGTCTTATCCGCTTTCGGACTAACGCCAACGGAAGCGCAACTTGCTATTCGAATTGCTGGAGGGCTATCGCTCGACCAAGTCGCCGAAGAGTTGAATATGAGTCGGGAAACCTCTCGCAACCATCTGAAAGCGATTTTCGCGAAAACGGGAACACATCGTCAAGGTGAATTGGTCGCCCTGCTGTCGAGGCTCTGA
- the tcuB gene encoding tricarballylate utilization 4Fe-4S protein TcuB yields the protein MHGSKILEEADRLMTVCNSCRYCEGLCAVFPAMEMRRSFSDGDLNYFANLCHSCGACYTDCQFSPPHEFNVNVPKTLAIARAESYAAYAWPRAFSGAFARNGLAISIIAALSVAAFIFGFAAFNDRQVLFGIHTGPGAFYALMPHNAMAALFGAAFLYAIVALVMGVRAFWRDIGEPIGMLADPPSLWQAMKDAGELRYLDGGGVGCVNEDERPTDRRKIFHHLTFYGFALCFAATCVATLYHFLLAREAPYAWWDLPVVLGTLGGIGLLIGPAGLFAEKSKRDPALVDEKGAGMDTAFIAMLFLTSLTGIALLLLRDTAAMGPLLALHLGVVFSLFVTMPYGKFVHGIYRYVALVRYAKERRQAGHTV from the coding sequence ATGCACGGAAGCAAAATTCTCGAGGAAGCCGACCGCCTGATGACGGTCTGCAACTCCTGCCGCTACTGCGAGGGCCTGTGCGCGGTGTTTCCGGCGATGGAAATGCGGCGCTCGTTTTCCGACGGCGACCTGAATTATTTCGCCAATCTCTGCCATTCCTGCGGCGCCTGCTACACCGACTGCCAGTTCTCGCCGCCGCATGAATTCAACGTCAATGTGCCGAAGACGCTGGCTATCGCGCGCGCGGAATCCTACGCCGCCTATGCCTGGCCGCGCGCCTTTTCGGGCGCGTTCGCGCGCAATGGGCTTGCTATCAGCATCATCGCGGCGTTGAGCGTGGCGGCGTTCATTTTCGGCTTTGCCGCGTTTAACGACCGGCAGGTGCTGTTCGGCATCCATACCGGCCCGGGCGCTTTTTACGCGCTGATGCCGCACAACGCGATGGCGGCGCTATTCGGCGCCGCGTTCCTTTACGCGATCGTGGCGCTGGTGATGGGCGTGCGCGCCTTCTGGCGCGATATCGGCGAGCCGATCGGCATGCTGGCCGATCCGCCATCGCTCTGGCAGGCGATGAAGGACGCGGGCGAGTTGCGCTATCTCGATGGCGGCGGCGTCGGCTGCGTCAACGAGGATGAGCGGCCGACCGACCGGCGCAAGATTTTTCATCATTTGACGTTTTACGGTTTTGCGCTTTGTTTCGCGGCGACGTGCGTCGCGACGCTCTATCACTTTCTGCTGGCGCGTGAGGCCCCGTATGCGTGGTGGGACCTGCCGGTCGTGCTGGGCACGCTCGGCGGCATTGGGTTGTTGATCGGGCCCGCGGGCCTGTTCGCGGAAAAATCAAAACGCGATCCCGCGCTGGTCGACGAGAAGGGCGCAGGCATGGATACAGCCTTCATCGCCATGCTGTTCCTGACCAGCTTGACCGGCATCGCGCTGTTGCTGTTACGCGACACGGCAGCGATGGGACCGTTGCTGGCGCTGCATCTCGGCGTGGTGTTTTCGCTGTTCGTCACCATGCCCTACGGCAAGTTCGTGCACGGCATCTATCGCTATGTCGCGCTGGTGCGCTACGCCAAGGAGCGGCGGCAGGCGGGGCATACGGTTTAA
- a CDS encoding DUF1330 domain-containing protein: MAAYFMVQSTINNEGQYQKYREAVVPLIVKFGGKLLVRGGKVEVLEGQPDGRPMVVFEFPSMEAIHAFWHSPDYAPVKMLRHGAATLNILAVPGI; this comes from the coding sequence ATGGCTGCCTATTTCATGGTTCAGAGTACGATCAATAACGAAGGGCAGTATCAGAAATATCGCGAAGCCGTCGTCCCTCTTATCGTGAAGTTCGGTGGGAAGCTTTTGGTCAGGGGCGGGAAAGTCGAAGTCCTCGAGGGACAACCTGATGGACGGCCGATGGTCGTGTTCGAGTTTCCTTCGATGGAAGCCATCCATGCATTCTGGCACTCGCCGGATTATGCCCCAGTGAAGATGCTTCGACACGGTGCCGCCACGCTGAATATTTTGGCTGTTCCGGGGATCTAA
- a CDS encoding amidohydrolase family protein encodes MNIQFRDRPEQASTVAAKTAIADCDIHPARATKTELYPYLAKRWHEHLERYEKHPYQGMMEGPPYPKAQPNASRRDAYPPEGGPQGSSLSFMQKQHLDPNNVVLGVLNPLNTGQGIRNHDLAAAICSAINDWQIQKWTAKDSRLKGSIVVANEDGPTAAAEIRKRAGDKNFVQVLLLSRNVEPLGQRRYWPIYEAAEEAGLPVGVHAFGFGGNPITASGWPSFYIEEMVGHSQCQQTALASIVLEGVFERHPKLKMIMIEAGFGWAPSLAWRLDKAWQRLKSEVPHVKRPPSEIIRDHIYWTTQPMEDPERRDHLFELIDWIGWDKLLFATDYPHWDFDDPSRVLPAGVSDTNREAFYLGNARKVYGLS; translated from the coding sequence ATGAACATCCAGTTCCGCGACCGCCCGGAGCAGGCCTCAACCGTTGCCGCCAAGACCGCGATTGCCGATTGCGACATCCATCCCGCGCGGGCGACCAAGACCGAACTGTACCCGTATCTTGCAAAACGCTGGCACGAACATCTCGAGAGGTACGAAAAACATCCCTATCAGGGCATGATGGAAGGCCCGCCCTATCCGAAGGCGCAGCCCAACGCGTCGCGGCGCGACGCCTACCCGCCGGAAGGCGGCCCGCAGGGTTCGTCGCTGTCGTTCATGCAGAAGCAGCATCTCGATCCCAACAATGTCGTGCTTGGCGTGCTCAATCCGCTCAACACCGGGCAGGGTATCCGCAACCACGATCTGGCGGCGGCGATCTGCTCGGCGATCAACGACTGGCAGATCCAAAAATGGACAGCTAAGGATTCTCGCCTGAAGGGCTCCATCGTGGTGGCGAACGAGGATGGCCCGACGGCCGCCGCCGAAATCCGCAAGCGCGCGGGCGACAAGAATTTCGTCCAGGTGCTGCTGCTGAGCCGCAATGTCGAACCGCTGGGCCAGCGCCGCTATTGGCCGATCTACGAAGCCGCCGAGGAAGCGGGGCTTCCGGTCGGCGTGCACGCCTTCGGTTTTGGCGGCAATCCGATCACCGCCTCCGGCTGGCCGAGTTTTTACATCGAAGAAATGGTCGGCCATTCGCAGTGCCAGCAGACGGCATTGGCCAGCATTGTGTTGGAAGGCGTGTTCGAGCGACATCCAAAACTCAAGATGATCATGATCGAGGCCGGTTTTGGCTGGGCGCCGTCGCTGGCTTGGCGGCTCGACAAGGCCTGGCAGCGTTTGAAGAGCGAAGTGCCGCACGTAAAGCGTCCGCCGTCGGAAATTATCCGCGACCACATCTATTGGACCACGCAGCCGATGGAGGACCCCGAGCGGCGCGACCATTTGTTCGAATTGATCGACTGGATCGGCTGGGACAAATTATTGTTCGCGACCGACTATCCGCACTGGGATTTTGACGACCCGTCACGCGTGCTGCCCGCCGGCGTCAGCGACACCAACCGCGAGGCGTTTTATCTCGGCAATGCGCGGAAGGTTTACGGGCTTTCGTAG
- a CDS encoding MFS transporter gives MSQTSTSQPPQIKSRIGAILRATSGNFLEQFDFFLFGFYAPYIAKAFFPSENETAALLNAFGVFWLGALMRPVGAIVLGAYIDRIGRRLGLIVTLAIMAAGTVVITVCPSYATIGVAAPIIVLIGRLLQGFSAGVELGGVSVYLSEIATPGNRGFYTSFQSSSQQVAIFVAAVIGYALNELVKGDAVTLLGGLEIAKWRIPFLIGCLIIPVIFVLRRTLEETPAFLAMKKHPTASEVFASAAANWRIILLGMMLAAMTTVTFYFVTVFTPSFGKELKLSAQDSLLVTLLVAVTNFIWNPVGGALSDRVGRKPVLLAITGLSFVTAYPALLWLTAAPTFGKLLAVGMMFSLYFGVYSGTMLGALVEIVPAHVRTTCFSLAFALAAALFGTFTPFAALKLTAMTGNKASPGFWLMCAAASGFIAALAIYRGGAVETREAVTA, from the coding sequence ATGTCGCAGACGTCGACGTCACAACCGCCACAGATCAAATCGCGCATCGGCGCCATTCTGCGCGCGACCAGCGGCAATTTCCTCGAGCAGTTCGACTTCTTCCTGTTCGGCTTTTATGCTCCCTATATCGCGAAAGCGTTCTTTCCGTCGGAGAACGAGACCGCGGCCTTGCTGAATGCGTTCGGCGTGTTCTGGCTCGGCGCGTTGATGCGTCCGGTCGGCGCGATCGTGCTTGGCGCCTATATCGATCGGATCGGCCGCCGCCTTGGCTTGATCGTCACGCTGGCAATCATGGCGGCTGGCACGGTGGTCATCACGGTCTGCCCGAGCTATGCCACGATCGGCGTCGCCGCGCCGATCATCGTGCTGATCGGCCGCCTGTTGCAGGGCTTTTCTGCCGGCGTGGAGCTCGGCGGCGTATCGGTCTATCTCTCCGAGATCGCGACGCCCGGCAACCGGGGCTTCTACACCTCATTCCAGTCCTCCAGCCAGCAGGTCGCGATCTTCGTCGCCGCGGTCATCGGGTACGCGCTAAATGAATTGGTGAAGGGGGATGCCGTTACGTTGCTGGGGGGATTAGAAATCGCCAAATGGCGAATTCCGTTCCTGATCGGCTGCCTCATCATTCCCGTTATTTTCGTGCTGCGGCGGACACTGGAAGAGACCCCGGCTTTCCTGGCGATGAAGAAACATCCAACTGCCTCGGAAGTGTTTGCTTCAGCGGCGGCGAACTGGCGCATCATCCTTCTTGGAATGATGCTGGCGGCAATGACCACCGTGACCTTCTATTTCGTCACCGTCTTCACGCCGTCTTTTGGCAAGGAGCTGAAACTCTCTGCCCAGGATAGCCTGCTGGTTACCCTCCTGGTTGCCGTGACCAACTTCATCTGGAATCCGGTCGGGGGCGCACTGTCTGACCGTGTCGGCCGGAAGCCGGTGTTGCTGGCAATTACTGGGCTGTCTTTCGTGACCGCCTATCCCGCGCTGCTCTGGCTCACCGCCGCCCCGACTTTCGGCAAGCTGCTGGCGGTCGGAATGATGTTTTCGCTCTATTTCGGCGTCTACAGCGGCACGATGCTGGGCGCGCTGGTTGAAATTGTGCCGGCTCACGTCCGCACCACATGCTTCTCGCTGGCGTTTGCGTTGGCAGCAGCGCTATTCGGCACCTTTACGCCGTTTGCGGCATTAAAGCTGACTGCAATGACTGGCAATAAAGCGTCCCCCGGATTCTGGCTCATGTGCGCGGCGGCCAGCGGCTTCATCGCCGCCCTCGCCATCTACCGCGGAGGAGCGGTCGAGACCCGCGAAGCCGTCACCGCCTAA
- the tcuA gene encoding FAD-dependent tricarballylate dehydrogenase TcuA, with translation MVDLSRKFDVLVIGGGNAALCAAISARRTGASVLVLEGAPKFYRGGNTRHTRNMRCAHDAATEILTGPYTEEEFWEDLLRVTGGQTDEELARHMIAESKDILHWIVEQGVRWQPSLGGTLSLGRTNSFFLGGGRAMLNALYLTAEKLGIEILYDAEVIDLEIEHGMFLSAVLKQGDGRAKARAATLVAAAGGFEANIEWLKQYWGEAADNFLIRGTPYNRGSILKMLLANGVQEVGDPTQCHAVAIDARAPKFDGGIITRHDSVVFGIVVNKHAARFYDEGEDIWPKRYAIWGRLVAAQPDQIAYIIFDASSRNSFMPTLFPPIEAGSIAGLADKLDLNPTALEKTVAEFNAAVRPGTFDHTILDDCRTEGLTPPKTHWARKIETPPFYAYPVRPGITFTYLGTRVNKQARMVMKDGKPAANMFAAGEIMAGNVLGKGYAAGIGMTIGSVFGRIAGREAAQNAKN, from the coding sequence ATGGTCGATTTATCCCGTAAATTCGATGTGCTGGTGATCGGCGGCGGCAATGCCGCGCTGTGCGCCGCGATCAGCGCGCGGCGCACTGGGGCCTCTGTGCTGGTGCTGGAAGGCGCGCCAAAGTTTTACCGCGGCGGCAACACCCGCCATACCCGCAATATGCGCTGCGCCCATGATGCGGCGACCGAGATCCTCACCGGGCCCTATACCGAAGAGGAATTCTGGGAAGACCTGTTGCGCGTCACCGGCGGCCAGACCGACGAGGAACTGGCGCGACACATGATCGCCGAATCGAAGGACATCCTGCACTGGATCGTCGAGCAGGGCGTGCGCTGGCAACCGTCGCTGGGCGGCACGCTGAGCCTCGGGCGGACCAACTCGTTCTTCCTCGGCGGCGGCCGCGCGATGCTGAATGCGCTCTATCTGACCGCCGAAAAACTGGGCATTGAGATTCTCTATGACGCCGAGGTGATCGACCTCGAAATCGAGCACGGCATGTTTCTTTCCGCCGTGCTCAAGCAAGGCGACGGTCGCGCCAAGGCGCGCGCCGCGACGCTCGTTGCCGCCGCCGGAGGTTTTGAGGCCAACATCGAATGGCTCAAGCAATATTGGGGCGAGGCTGCGGACAATTTCCTGATCCGCGGCACGCCCTACAACCGCGGGTCTATCCTTAAAATGCTGCTGGCGAACGGGGTGCAGGAGGTCGGCGATCCCACCCAATGCCACGCGGTCGCGATCGACGCCCGCGCGCCGAAATTCGACGGCGGCATCATCACGCGACATGATTCGGTCGTGTTCGGCATCGTCGTCAACAAGCACGCCGCGCGGTTCTACGACGAGGGCGAGGACATCTGGCCGAAGCGCTACGCCATCTGGGGCCGATTGGTTGCCGCCCAACCCGACCAGATCGCTTACATCATTTTCGACGCCAGTTCGCGCAACTCGTTCATGCCGACGCTGTTCCCGCCGATCGAAGCCGGCTCGATCGCCGGGCTCGCCGATAAACTCGATCTTAATCCCACGGCGCTGGAAAAAACCGTCGCTGAATTCAACGCCGCCGTGCGGCCCGGCACCTTCGATCACACCATCCTCGACGATTGCCGCACCGAAGGGCTGACGCCGCCGAAGACCCATTGGGCACGAAAAATCGAGACGCCGCCTTTTTATGCCTATCCGGTGCGGCCCGGCATCACCTTCACGTATTTGGGCACCCGCGTGAACAAGCAGGCGCGCATGGTGATGAAGGACGGCAAGCCCGCCGCCAACATGTTCGCCGCCGGCGAAATCATGGCGGGCAACGTACTCGGCAAGGGCTACGCCGCCGGCATCGGCATGACTATCGGCAGCGTGTTCGGCCGAATCGCTGGGCGGGAAGCGGCGCAAAATGCCAAGAATTAG
- a CDS encoding esterase, whose translation MTRLVVLSAAAVLMAGTAANAADPIALRDMGSFHVGGRLVEISGKPVKEVTFTAGGVPAKVDPNGTYQVEQMYVQYFLPANETGAFPLLLWHGGGLTGVTYETTPDGREGWLNYFLRKGWSVYNSDAVERGRAGWAQYPDIFKGEPVFLTTSNPFERFRIGDGPGSYDPDPAKRKLMPGSQFPNEGYENFVKQNVPRWTTTDDAAIAAYIAEIDRVGPCIILFHSQAGTFGFKVAQARPDKVKALIAIEPAGVGDPAKVDVLKNIPTLFVYGDYIERDSRWPKIRATGIAFADSMKAAGGTVDVVDLPKIGIKGNSHMMMMDKNNAEIAALIQTWLEGKGLTKKP comes from the coding sequence ATGACACGCCTTGTCGTTCTTTCCGCCGCGGCAGTTCTGATGGCCGGGACCGCGGCCAACGCCGCTGACCCGATCGCGCTCCGCGACATGGGCTCGTTCCATGTCGGGGGACGGCTGGTGGAGATCAGCGGCAAGCCGGTCAAGGAAGTCACGTTTACCGCTGGCGGTGTGCCGGCCAAGGTCGACCCGAACGGGACGTATCAAGTCGAGCAGATGTACGTGCAGTATTTTCTGCCCGCCAATGAAACCGGCGCCTTTCCGCTGTTGCTCTGGCATGGCGGCGGGCTGACCGGCGTCACCTACGAAACCACGCCTGATGGCCGCGAGGGCTGGCTGAATTATTTCCTGCGCAAGGGCTGGAGCGTTTACAATTCGGACGCCGTCGAACGCGGCCGCGCCGGCTGGGCGCAATACCCCGACATCTTCAAGGGCGAGCCGGTGTTTCTGACCACCAGCAATCCGTTCGAGCGGTTTCGGATCGGCGACGGCCCCGGATCCTACGATCCCGATCCCGCCAAACGCAAGCTGATGCCGGGCAGCCAGTTTCCGAACGAGGGTTACGAGAATTTCGTCAAGCAGAACGTGCCGCGCTGGACCACCACCGACGATGCGGCGATCGCCGCCTATATCGCCGAGATCGATCGCGTCGGACCGTGCATCATCCTGTTCCACAGCCAGGCCGGCACGTTCGGCTTCAAGGTCGCCCAAGCCCGCCCCGACAAGGTCAAGGCGCTGATCGCGATCGAGCCCGCCGGCGTCGGCGATCCCGCCAAGGTAGATGTCCTGAAAAATATCCCGACGCTGTTTGTCTATGGGGACTACATCGAACGCGATTCGCGCTGGCCGAAAATCCGCGCCACCGGCATAGCCTTTGCCGACAGCATGAAGGCCGCCGGTGGCACGGTCGACGTCGTCGACCTGCCGAAAATCGGCATCAAGGGCAATTCGCACATGATGATGATGGACAAGAACAACGCGGAGATCGCCGCGCTGATTCAAACATGGCTGGAAGGCAAGGGGCTGACGAAAAAGCCCTGA
- a CDS encoding acyl-CoA desaturase, translated as MSTNATTMGKLVRRVQRSINFEPGSTAFNGIHFGGTPAVIKRIENSILIGIPLIGSVIAIEHMSRCGLSLIDLSAFLIFYLFVGLGTALGLHRYFSHRSFDTTPVIAFLLGAFGSMAFQGSVLRWVIDHRRHHSHTDEFGDVHSPYVDPWGQEKGGLRGLLYAHLGWMFDCTTTDVQVYGAGLEKDRLVMFLSRTHWIWPVLSLALPYCFGFVFGGIEAAWSALLIGGCLRTTVLHNVVWSVNSIGHRFGSEEFKQGNGSKNNFFIALLTFGDGWHNNHHCFPRSAFHGLSAREIDVNGWLITQLERFGLVWNVVRIPGNRIEAARTAAGSSFKHA; from the coding sequence ATGAGCACTAATGCAACAACCATGGGCAAATTAGTACGGCGCGTTCAGCGCTCAATCAATTTTGAACCCGGTTCGACAGCGTTCAATGGGATTCATTTCGGGGGAACGCCAGCGGTCATAAAGCGGATCGAAAATTCTATTCTCATTGGGATTCCGCTTATCGGTAGCGTCATCGCAATCGAACACATGTCCCGCTGTGGTCTATCGTTGATAGATTTGTCGGCCTTTCTCATCTTTTATCTTTTCGTCGGTTTGGGAACGGCCCTGGGGCTTCACCGCTACTTTTCTCATAGAAGCTTCGATACAACTCCCGTTATCGCCTTCTTGCTTGGCGCTTTTGGCTCAATGGCATTTCAAGGTTCTGTTCTGCGGTGGGTGATTGACCATCGTCGCCATCATTCACACACTGACGAATTCGGTGACGTCCATTCCCCGTATGTTGATCCGTGGGGCCAAGAGAAGGGTGGCCTACGAGGTCTACTTTACGCGCACTTGGGCTGGATGTTTGATTGTACGACCACCGATGTGCAGGTCTACGGCGCTGGCCTGGAAAAAGACCGCCTGGTGATGTTTTTGAGCCGCACACATTGGATTTGGCCAGTACTTTCCCTCGCATTACCATATTGCTTTGGGTTTGTTTTTGGTGGGATCGAAGCTGCCTGGAGCGCTTTGCTAATTGGCGGATGTCTCCGAACGACGGTGCTCCATAACGTCGTATGGTCCGTAAATTCAATCGGCCACCGTTTCGGTAGTGAGGAGTTTAAGCAGGGCAACGGAAGCAAGAACAACTTCTTCATAGCTTTGCTTACTTTCGGCGATGGATGGCACAACAATCATCATTGCTTTCCCAGATCCGCTTTCCACGGACTCTCTGCAAGAGAGATCGACGTCAATGGTTGGTTGATCACTCAACTTGAGCGATTTGGATTAGTATGGAATGTCGTACGAATTCCTGGAAATCGCATCGAGGCTGCTCGAACGGCCGCCGGGAGTAGCTTCAAGCATGCATGA
- a CDS encoding Rieske (2Fe-2S) protein: MTRHVIAPVDELPPGSRKFLTIGERPIAVFNIKGEFFGLLNRCPHQGAALCEGPLIGLAQSSDPGEIEYTRLGEIIRCPWHGWEFDIRTGQSYCDPKRFRAKAYPVNVEPGASVVKGPYVAETLAVSVESDYVVVDL; the protein is encoded by the coding sequence ATGACACGCCATGTCATCGCTCCGGTAGACGAACTGCCGCCGGGGTCGCGAAAGTTCCTCACCATCGGTGAGCGTCCGATCGCGGTGTTCAACATCAAGGGCGAGTTCTTCGGTCTGCTGAACCGCTGTCCGCATCAGGGCGCTGCGTTGTGCGAGGGGCCGCTGATCGGGCTCGCGCAATCCTCCGATCCCGGCGAGATCGAATACACAAGATTAGGCGAGATCATCCGCTGCCCCTGGCACGGCTGGGAATTCGACATCCGCACCGGCCAATCCTATTGCGACCCCAAACGCTTCCGCGCCAAAGCCTATCCGGTCAATGTCGAGCCGGGCGCCAGCGTGGTGAAGGGGCCCTATGTGGCGGAGACCCTCGCCGTGTCGGTGGAAAGCGATTACGTGGTGGTGGATTTGTAG
- a CDS encoding class I SAM-dependent methyltransferase: MHDSATNPNYDAGFANLLSELGGFIEKSGPEAHEYERISALFDKLQKCRILENGQAITEFVQRSKGAFNTTKTNQGFVCIRPHGYHGDFEIIDRIYKMETSTDPALERWDHYFHWSSAPRAVRARKDYCIRLFEDTVASNSQPVRILNVASGPGRDVFEFLSESSNDKTRNAKIHCVDQDPNAVRHAKQLLEPFSHQVSFENKSIFRCRLANDYDLVWSAGLFDYLEDDLFVRLLCKLSAALSPMGELVIGNFSNRNTHRSYMEFGGWRLIHRDEDDLLALAKAANIQGASVRIDQEPNGINLFIRIRKL; the protein is encoded by the coding sequence ATGCATGATTCTGCTACCAACCCTAACTATGACGCGGGTTTCGCAAACCTGCTTTCAGAACTTGGTGGCTTCATTGAAAAGTCGGGTCCCGAAGCGCATGAATACGAGCGGATCTCTGCGCTTTTTGATAAGCTCCAAAAATGTCGAATTCTAGAAAATGGTCAGGCAATTACGGAGTTCGTTCAGCGCTCGAAAGGTGCATTCAACACCACGAAAACAAATCAAGGGTTTGTTTGTATTCGTCCGCATGGGTATCATGGCGATTTCGAAATAATTGACCGAATCTACAAAATGGAGACTTCAACCGACCCCGCGCTGGAGCGCTGGGATCACTATTTCCATTGGAGTTCAGCGCCTCGTGCAGTACGCGCTCGCAAGGACTACTGCATAAGATTGTTCGAAGATACGGTCGCGTCCAATAGCCAGCCTGTCAGAATTCTGAATGTAGCAAGTGGGCCAGGTCGAGACGTATTTGAATTTCTTAGCGAGTCATCCAACGATAAAACACGCAATGCTAAGATTCACTGCGTAGATCAAGATCCGAACGCCGTAAGACATGCCAAGCAGCTCCTGGAACCATTTAGCCATCAAGTGTCTTTTGAAAATAAAAGCATTTTCCGATGTCGGCTGGCTAATGATTACGATCTTGTTTGGAGCGCGGGGCTATTCGACTATTTGGAAGATGATCTATTCGTCAGATTGTTATGTAAGTTGTCGGCAGCCTTGTCGCCTATGGGCGAACTTGTTATAGGCAATTTTTCTAATCGAAATACGCACCGAAGCTACATGGAATTTGGCGGCTGGCGACTGATACATCGTGACGAGGATGATCTTCTAGCTCTTGCAAAGGCCGCAAACATTCAAGGGGCGTCGGTCCGAATCGATCAAGAGCCAAACGGTATCAATCTATTTATCCGTATACGGAAGCTGTAA